CCACAGAAAGGTCGCTGATAAAAGTATCGTCCGTCTCGCCGGATCGGTGGGAAATAATCGATGAATAACCGGCCAAGGTCGCCATTTGCACGACTTTGATGGTCTCGGAAACTGTGCCGATTTGGTTCAATTTCACCAAGACGGCGTTGCCCACTCCCTCTTTGATGCCCCGTGCCAAAATTTTCGGGTTGGTGACGAAAAGATCGTCGCCAACAAGCTGCGTCTTGCCACCCAAACGCTGGGTGAGAGCGGTCCAACCCTTCCAGTCTTCCTCGGCCATACCATCCTCGATGGATAAGATGGGATAGTCTTTGCAGAGCCCCTCGTAGTAAGTGATCAGCTCGTCCGCCGTGAAGGTCTTGCCCTCACCTGCGAAAACGTATTTCCCCTCGTCACTGTCGCTCTTTTTCTGAAAGAACTCCGAAGACGCCACGTCCAACGCGAAGCTAATGTCCGTCCCCGGCTTATAGCCCGCTTTCTCCACAGCCTCCATCAACAAGTCCAAGGCCTCGCGGTTGGTTTTGAGGTCGGGAGCGAAACCGCCTTCATCCCCCACACCTGTGGAGTATTTTCGCGATTTGATGCAGCCCTTCAAGGCGTGATAGGTTTCCGTTCCCATGCGGAGGGCCTCGGTGAAACTGGGGGCGTTGTGGGGTACAATCATAAATTCTTGAATATCCACAGTGTTGTC
This genomic interval from Synergistaceae bacterium contains the following:
- the eno gene encoding phosphopyruvate hydratase; the protein is MATIVGIHSREILDSRGNPTVEVDVFLEEGSSGRAAVPSGASTGVHEALELRDKGDKRYGGKGVLKAVDNVNEKIAPELIGAEADDQVAIDKAMIDLDGTPGKSSLGANAILGVSMAVARAAADSHSLPLWSYLGGFGSYILPTPMMNVINGGAHADNTVDIQEFMIVPHNAPSFTEALRMGTETYHALKGCIKSRKYSTGVGDEGGFAPDLKTNREALDLLMEAVEKAGYKPGTDISFALDVASSEFFQKKSDSDEGKYVFAGEGKTFTADELITYYEGLCKDYPILSIEDGMAEEDWKGWTALTQRLGGKTQLVGDDLFVTNPKILARGIKEGVGNAVLVKLNQIGTVSETIKVVQMATLAGYSSIISHRSGETDDTFISDLSVAMKTGQIKTGSVARTDRVAKYNQLLRIEEHLGKSAIYAGLDRFARVRA